The nucleotide window GAAGATGACAACTGTGGTAATTTCTTATATCCCCTTAACATTTCCATTAAAACTAGTGCAGCTGGTACTGTGTGGTAGATGTggcaataaaaaaatggaaagtaaTCATCTAATTCAGCTGGATATATCATATTTCTGTCATACAAAAATAGTCCCCAGAAACCAAAGCATATCAGCTGAAAGATAAGATACAAAACACGAAAataaggtttttataatttttcatcattattgtttttttatattttagttagtattttcttataactaaaacctaaatttattaatttgtaaacaaattatggtACTATTTCTATACTATAGGGTAGTAATCATGAAGTTACCATTAAAAATACAGACTGTAGACATGATTGGATTACCATGTCATGAACCAATAACCAGGAAGAATAAATATTCttagagaaaacaataaaaatagcttACCTATAGGAAATTCATACTTCACCATCCATTAGGCAGGATAATAAAATAGAACCAAATAACTTGCAGAATAATGTGAAAACATAATGTTTCAGTACACgcttatttaatactaattgttaCTAACAAAACAATTAAGCAGATACAATGTCAACATAcaattcacttatttaaaaacatcattcCCCTCCTTAATAAAAGCAGTGTATTGTTCCCCATGACAGAAGGGGGTTTTTTGAGGTGTTTTACAATTATTGCCTTATATGCTTTGCTGGTTTACATGTTGCTTTGATTTTTCTATCGATTTAGTGTTGTAAAATGTGAAATACAACAGACATTAGTCAAactttctttctaaaaataatgatataaattaagcTCCTGTTCCTGTGGTGAAGAAAACAAGGTTATTCACTTTTAGGGTCTAATTTAACCCGTATCAGAATGGACTCACCATGCTTATCTACTAAGTTGGATAAAACAATAGTAAACGCTTCACTTTCTACTTAATTGATATGTCAGCTAGTCCTTACACAGACTTGGCTTTCCATTCTTTCCTATTTTCAGCTAACCTTTTGTATGAATATAACTTCTTTCTAACCTAATACCATCAAGCAATTTACACATTTGTCTTCCTTTCCTTCTCTTAACATTCACTGTACCCTCTCTAAGACTACCTTTAATGAACAGTTCTTCCACAACACATGTCCAATCTAGTTTTGTTTTCTATCTTTCAAAATCTGAACTAGTGATCTACCATCTCCCACTTTCTCTAACACCtcattattactcattttttccGTTCACTTTATCTTTTCTATCCTCCTCCAGATAAACATTTTGAAAGCTAATGTTagataacaatgaaaattatgcatatccaataaaaaaatatctttccttAGTTTTGGCTAGGCCTCTTCTAATCATTAGAATATTGAGGataaaatgttactttacaacaattaaatttattacatcattaCTTGCCTCAATATAATCTCTCCATAAGACCAtcaattataaaatcaacattagacactaaaatttagttaaaaatgtaaatatattattccaCTAGCAATAGTAGTATTTTTACTCTGCAGTACTacaaatatactttctttttctgtttaacctttggaaccaccgtaaggtattactaatgaaatgtagtcctgtactgtctcaggtcgaccattcaccacaaatacaatttttttctctttagcctctggaatcactataaggtattacttcagaggatgagtgaggatgatttataagaatataaatgaagcatagtcttgtacaatctcaggtcgaccattcctgagatgtgtagctaattgaaatccaaccaccaaataataccagtttccacgatctagtattcaaatccaaataaaagtaattgcctttactaggatttgaacttagaactcttcactttgaaatcagctgatttgcaatgacgagtttaaccactagaccaactcgataGGTCACCAAACTATACTataaaatccatataaattttagttatactAAAAGCTACGTATTTAAACTCATTATCCTAcccaaatattacagtaaaatagttAAGCTGAACATATTACCATTGTGAGTGGGAAtacaagagaaaaaagtaaatacagaAGAAAGTTGTGTAACTCcattttaaaccaatttattttcttaGGAGATCCAAATCTATTTAgccactgataaaaaaaacttagatGAAAGAAAATCTGATTAAAAACCTGGAAACAAAACACatactgataaatattatatccaaaaatatacaaattaaattagtcATTGAATtgacattattaaatattctatgaAAGATcataatttcaatcaaaaggaactgcattaaaaaaatagttgattgacaaagaacaaaaataaaactttctgttaaattttaaaggtctttATTTATGGAATTATGAATTTGACCTTATCTCAGTTTGAACTGTTTCTTTGTACTAATATCTTCcaagcaaaaaaataatcaactataAGACAATAAATGGGATTAATTTAATACTGACCATTTTCTAAATtctacaatttaaacaaaaatgaaaagttGCTGCTCATTTCATCTACTAGTCTTATTAAGTttggtaaaaaatgaattattgtcaAGACCAACATTCTTTGttcaatcatatatttttttgattgttgGCATTTGTTCAAActtatgatttttgatttgcagaaatcacatttttaaatcttatctCTGATTATGCTGGTTCTAAAATGAATGTGCTGaccatttttcaaaatacaaacctagtgtaagatctttttttttttataattacatcaaattCACAATGCTTTTGACTAGCAAATTTGATTCAtcctataaattataattcatattgtCTTTTCAGAAGGTTTTTGGTCCATATCCCAGGCTTGGAATTTATCACattatatgaaattcatataatcattataaaataatagaggAGATTGGTTGTAGAAGTGGAGTTCAAcctgtttttttatcaaaaatgaaaaaataaataatacaaatatttataaaatgtataaagtacttttcataaaagaattttataattcatgGTGTTTCTCAGGCTATATTATAGTGAAAATTTGATTCtatagtttcaaaattttttttattatgactgaATGGGAAGATACAAgctgtcaaaaatattaaattaaatttggaggGGAAATTTCAAGTCTCCTTCAAATTTATTCTAagtttatttaactgttaaaatgtATGTTCAgactataaactttaaaaatatgtggAACTAAAGGTGTTACTCTAAAGATTACTTGCACTTCAGTCAGCTTGGCTTGTAGATGTGCAACTACATATTCTactcaataaaataattcactcattttttgaaaactgccattcatttttcaaaaaatggtaCCATTTTACCTTCACTCCTCAATTTCTCTTATAAGCTTGGCTTTGGTTGCTTGTGTTTCTTTAGAACATCTATGCCTTTTTTAATGCTTATGACTGTCAGGCGATGTTTAACTGTTACAATTGTGGCATAATATTTGTACCCACATATATGCATACAGTTACAGCATTATTCCTTCATGTAATTATTTTGCTATCCATTAATATGGACTACTATCAATTCTttctacttattaattttttattttataatattgcttTGGTTAAAGTTTTTCTAttggtttcccttgatccttcTTAGCAAATACTGGAGCTTGTCCAAGTTGTTCCTATTTGTTATCTGcagaacagcaaaaaaaaaaaaacacttgtgaCATAGTCAGAAGACTAGTCTTGTCAGTACAGATCATCTAATAAAGACTTGTGTCATACTGATAAACAAATCTATAATTATTACTTGAAAGAAAAGAAACTGGTGAAGAGACcaaacaaacagaattttttttaactaaattatatttttattttaataaccacattttaaattcttacctatttcaaagttaagaaaaatatgtaattggtATTACTTACTTGAACCCACACACTAATAAACTTCCATAAGTGATTTTTTCCATCTTCAAGAActgcaagttttgttttaatagttaatGCATTTGATACTTGATGATGtccaattaatattacaattatgtgATAAAGTGATATAACAAGATACCATATCTCTTTGGTAgtcattctttgatgtttttcagagtaaaactacatttgtttaaaaaagtaatgtcatattttatttcattgtatataattttaaaaatattaaattataaactattgcattacttcaaataataattaaatgttttatgtttttaactatctaattaaattattaattacagctTAATGTAAACAGCTAATTGTTTTCTagaataagttttttatgttttttcccatacttcaaataatgaaaacaataaatattcaaacaaaaaaaaaaaatgttttgtaaaataacaaattatataatttcccccttcattaatttaattttactttcctgttttTACCTTCCTGTAATCATTGCTTTCTAATTACAATTAGGATAATGTATGTGAACATGCACACAACATCCTCCACTGAACTATCTGAAAGACATATACTTAAAAATAGCAGGAGTAATTGGCTCCACCCATATGGTAGTCACTTAATACAATCTTCTTTTTAAAGAAAGGAATGAGATTATTCCACAAAACTGAAACGGAATTAAAAGACAAATACTCCAAGTACAATTTTAGTTATGAGCAACAACTTTTATTACGAGTAGAATCAGGAATCAttcttaaaataatgattaaatgaaaaatatttttcagcagaTATTTTTTCAGTCAGAGTCAAATATTTTAgtcatgattaaaattaattttctgtacaaGTTTCATTAAAACTGCTGTTGTTTCATTAAAAGCAAAAGATTAACAATACAAACGAAGAAAAGTAGGATGatataaatacatttgttttcatcagatttttttaacataagacATGAAGAGATCTTATTGCTTTTGTTGACTGAAGAAGCTGAGCGATTTAAAGTACCTGGGTGGCTTAAGTATGGTATCATGGCTTATGATACCATAAAGTATTTTACTGCTCCTTAGAAGTATGACACTGAAAAAACTGACTGAATATttctctgttattatttttttcaaagttttttggggatcgactactttggtcattagccactttccacaaaaaaaaaaaatttctttcccaTCTTGATAAAAACACTTGCAATGTAGTCAGGACAAAAAAAAAGACTAGTCTTGTCAATACAGATCATCTAATAAAGACTTGTCATGGAATATTAAAACCCCAAAAtaaacacaagatgacaagggtgtaaagaaGGCCTATTGCCACTTAAAACTaacacattaaaaacatttaaacaagttaaaaatacttaaaaacactTCTTCATCATTTCTATTGAAATGTtaccaaaaatatcaaaaaaccaattcacataatttatatcagcagaaaattaatttttaaacacatataaaacaacttttccttaaattttattgcCTAAGTTTACTCTTAGGTTATCCTTTCTtacttcttttttccatttacctGAAGGCCTCGATGTCAAATTCCACGGTATATAAAGCCCTGGAGATGGATTCTTCTGATCCTCTGCAGTAAATCAGGAGGAGGATCTTCTGCTGCTGGCATCAGATGATACTGGCTCTGACAGTGCTCTCAGCAGTGCATCAGAGTTGAGACTCGAGCGCACTCTCTGCTAAAGCTGAAGGGTAGCTAAAGTGCTCACCCTCTTATTTAGAGGCATCCAAGCTTTTGGAGGTTCCATTGTTGTACAAAGTCTTCTTTctcttgtaatttatttcaagtgGCTCAATTCCCTTTGTGGGGATTTTATGTATTTCAACTTTTGctgtatgtacatttttttgagatttctttGGCGATTTAGCTTTTGTAGCCTAGATCTTTTGTTTGGTCAAAGGCTCATTCCTAAGTTTTGTTACAATCTTTGATTTGGAGGCATCTTGTTTCTTTTGTGTTGGTTTAGGACTGCTTTCAAAAAATGTAACGATTGTGAATCAATAAATAGCCCAACACTAACTTCTTTGTCTCCTTTCCTGCATCTTCTGTGATGCCTTGGACTATTACAAAAGAACTAAGCTTTGTAAAATCACATTCCTTCCTCTTGTTTACTAGAAACCTTGGAATATATCCGATGCTCTTTGGTAAGTTAGATCCTTCTTTTCCTGGCCTTTACACTCTTCTTCATCACTGAATTATACGCTCTTCCTTTGCTTTGGAAGATACACGCTCTCCTGGACGAGGGTTTTTATGTGAAACTTCTGCCATGGACCTTGTGGAAGTAGAAAAATATCCATAAACTATAGAATCGTCAACCAATATGTAGTAAGGTGAGGCCAGAGAGATGGTTGGGCATGCACCAGATCATTTAAGTTGGCTGGGCCCCCCAGTCAGCCGCcacaaataaatttaacctgGTGCCGGGAATCAAGTACTGCCTAACCCACGATACCAACATCCCAGGGCTCACACTTAGCAGTACTCGTAGAAAAATCCCCACCAAGGGCGGAAGTGACTAACTCATGCTGGACGGCGCAATATTTCGGCaaagcaagctcacagcagcccatcCTCAGCGTGGCTCTACAACCGAGAAGAAGATGAGCACTCCGCCTAGCGTCAGCAAAAATAGATCACTGTCATGCCTCCCGTCCCCGTTGCAATAAGCGAAACCGAGAAGCAAaaccgcaaccagctcggacATCTCGGGACCGCCTACTCAACAAGCAGCTCCTGGGCAAGTGTATTGCCTCATTGGCCAATATAAGTGAAGGTACCGAAGTACTGCGTCGTTGCCCGCCACGGACGTGTGCCTAGATGTTATTGTACAGACGTGGTGTTAGTTTTATCGAGATtgaattttcacttttctttaaaagcagaacaaattttgaaaagaataggTTTGAatacaattgtattttaatttttcttaactgaggAGGATAGAAGGAATGGTATTGGTGTGACGAAAAGGCCTCACGCCGTGATAGATGAACCACAGTGAAAAGGACGGGACGAGGGTTTGTGTATGATAAACCAGGCCACGAGCCTCTACATCGGGTGAGCCAACAGGGAATTCCCACAAATGATTGCGGACCTTCATTGcgaggtcattaaaaaaaaaaaagaggtgcgCGTAAAGTCTCATATTGAACGTAAAGTTGTTACAGTTCAAAAATGTACAGACGGTTGCTTTTTTTTGACCAAAATTAAAGCAGttttatttacgttaatataACACCCTTATTTAGTTGggttgtattttattcaaatcaaatgtaaaataaatgtatgaaccaatattaatttaatctatccCATTATAATGTCCTGCaataatatagatatagataaaatCTAATGTCCTTAGGAGtgcttaataataattgaacacaCCAAAGGTGTCctcaacaggaaatagataagacGCAGCTACCTGGCCGGACCCTTTTCATTATCTACGATTAAGTCAATGAAAGTCttcttcaattaaataaacaaaataaaataaaaatcttaaacctTTTATACCAAATCCATTGACTTGGAATTTTGTTGGTCCCAACCTAATTTAATAGTCACTATTACTAACGGAAATTTATCTTACCTGACCACTGGTAACTACTAGGAGaccatttaattattcaaaattataaatgaaataaattgttaactttcaaattttattgaaaacatctgAATCTAAGCCCATACtatcctaattaatatttttcaacattattagtgCTTTTTTTTTTGCGCGCGCGCGAGTGGGAACGTTAAGAGCGATTTTGCCGcgcttcataaaaacaaaaattaaaaatttaataaataggtaGGTTGAAACATCCGAATCAGCcccagtcaattttttttcattggtcTAAGGGACTGGAATGCCAATACGAAATCCgtccttaaataaaataaaatctataaccgccacaGATGATAACCTGCCAGATAAAATAGAAgtacacagcagcaagggacatttgtccaggttctgcaattagtagggagaAAACAACTCCCGCTAGCCTTCCGTTCCGTAATGGTATTACAGATGGAACCTCTCTAGGTAGTTTTGGAAGATCTGAGGGTTATGGgaagttattgtacttcattGCAATTAAGGTTTTGCCTTCTCCTGATGTTCAAtgcattttggaaaaaaatagtttgaatgtGCAATATTCCATTTTATGATGTTTGAAGAGGTATAAGGGACTAGAGTGCGGAAGGTAACTCCTATAATATtagagtaatattattattaataattacagctAGCTAACAACTCATAGTTGGGTCAATCCATTGAGGTGTCCCAAAAAAATATAAGCCGGTTGCTtgaccagtttaaaaaaatttgagacttacccacttgtttcctacatgtttcaggacttTATTATCGAAACCCATCACTATTAGCTTAACCAATATTGCAGGACCTTGCCTCAAATATTGTTAAATGTACAGTCAATGGATTTGAATACCTGTGAGACAGTTAAACAGCTATAGTTACACTTTAATCAGGTACAGTTATCAGCTCAGATACAGTTACACTTTAATCAGGCACagcattattcttaataataatatttttatattattattgttgtatcaGACAGggcatatttattatattctttcaggcatggcattattcTAAATATGAAAGGAAAAATGCCTTATgaataatgccatgcctgatgcaatggttaaaaaatttatgtaatataattgttaaaaacttCAAACCTGAGATCGCTTAGATGAAAGATTGTGATGCTACCACTCCAAAACAGAGGTCGGTGGAATAAGATAATAAAACCAACTGTTGAGCAATTACTACATCATTTTTGGAGTGAATTAGGAAAAGcagatatcttaaataaaaataccggTTTTAAAAATTCTTGTCTAAATACATTCTATTGAGAATAAGATTAAATGGTTTATTCTAATGGAAAATAGATCCAGGGGTAAttgaacaagaaataaataacaaacttaaaatcaataacttttatttattcaaatattttttttatgaaaacagtataaataacaaaacaaaacattgatTTTGCAGAATACAATATACTTAGCTCATTCTCATTTATTTCTGccctaatctaaaaaaaataaaagcttatcacaaaaaaattcaataatatccttttttaatttaaattaatatatataatactgttcCTGTAGTACTTAAGTACTTAAGaggaacaaaaataatagaagagCAAATAAAGtacattacaacaatttttaaattgctctaaaattattattgctcaaaaattatgaagaaaaggTTTAAATctcatttcttttaaacaaaacctaaagaaaaatatagacatcaattgaaaattttcttaaaaattatttcaataaaaaaatattactttgagcaaagaatttatattttgattgctTTTATAAGAAGTTATAAGCGATATTTAAACAACATAGTCTGAAGAAGGTTCTATTTCATAATAAAGACACATTAAATTCAGTTACATTAGCAAAGcacattaga belongs to Lycorma delicatula isolate Av1 chromosome 1, ASM4794821v1, whole genome shotgun sequence and includes:
- the LOC142318279 gene encoding androgen-dependent TFPI-regulating protein-like encodes the protein MTTKEIWYLVISLYHIIVILIGHHQVSNALTIKTKLAVLEDGKNHLWKFISVWVQVFNQIFFHLSFFYQWLNRFGSPKKINWFKMELHNFLLYLLFSLVFPLTMLICFGFWGLFLYDRNMIYPAELDDYFPFFYCHIYHTVPAALVLMEMLRGYKKLPQLSSSLIILSSITIIYIAVLLKTYIDEKKWVYLFFYEMSVNQAIAAHVLSFIILPSLLFFASFFLNGLIIKISEYLAIRIRCVCN